Proteins found in one Microbacterium sp. LWS13-1.2 genomic segment:
- a CDS encoding Hsp70 family protein: protein MAERYFLAVDLGTSRLGAATARVASDGSITAAAFPLGRRADSVATVVFVAEDGDLLFGDAAERRGVTAPERLIREFKRSIGDDVPLVVGDRSIPAEQLYAQTVAGVIDAVTEREGGAPAGVIVTHPAMWGPHRVGTISSALAALGIRDVEFITEPEAAARHYEASRVLEPGETLAVYDLGGGTFDCVLLRKTETSFELVGEPMGLDNLGGADFDDAVVRHVLRSAEVSPEALDDSSADARVALSQLRRECVDAKEALSFDSDVVIPVLLQAGRSSVRLTRAEFEDMIDPYVTQTVDVLEDALEAAEVDPEQLESVLLIGGSSRIPLVTQRISEHLDRPTAIDADPKASIALGAAHTALIRAMDREIAAPGELVVFEGASAGGLELLVPAGAALAAPVAPVAASSPHGARHYIAISAAAALVAAAIVFGSTMTLGNGSGTFLSLSGWEQVPAPADPDAEAEAAAQVEPAGDTNAPETATAPEPDKGSGGGTANPKAGKPTPRSDAPVSKAGPNKSTTTTTTTKEGTSTKPAAGSSGTTPTSSGDDTPGQTTQPQPEPTTQPEPEPTTQPEPEPEPTTQPDPAPEPEPEPEPEPTTPPADPEPEPTTPPADPEPVPADLQPAPETSPAPEIVP from the coding sequence ATGGCTGAGCGGTATTTCCTGGCTGTGGATCTCGGGACCAGCAGGCTGGGGGCAGCGACAGCGCGCGTCGCTTCGGACGGCAGCATCACGGCTGCGGCGTTTCCACTCGGGCGACGTGCGGACAGCGTCGCGACGGTGGTCTTCGTCGCCGAGGATGGTGATCTCCTCTTCGGGGATGCGGCGGAACGGCGCGGCGTCACCGCGCCCGAGCGACTGATCCGCGAGTTCAAGCGCAGCATCGGCGACGACGTGCCGCTGGTCGTGGGCGATCGGTCGATCCCGGCCGAGCAGCTGTACGCGCAGACCGTGGCGGGCGTCATCGACGCGGTGACCGAACGCGAGGGTGGCGCGCCGGCAGGTGTCATCGTCACGCATCCTGCCATGTGGGGTCCGCACCGTGTGGGAACGATCAGCTCGGCGCTCGCCGCGCTCGGCATCCGCGACGTGGAGTTCATCACCGAGCCGGAAGCCGCGGCGCGGCACTACGAGGCGTCGCGCGTGCTCGAGCCCGGAGAGACGCTCGCCGTCTACGACCTGGGCGGCGGCACGTTCGACTGCGTGCTGCTGCGCAAGACCGAGACCTCGTTCGAGCTCGTCGGAGAGCCGATGGGACTCGACAATCTCGGTGGGGCCGACTTCGACGACGCCGTCGTGCGCCACGTGCTGCGCTCCGCGGAGGTCTCCCCCGAGGCGCTGGACGACTCGTCCGCCGACGCGCGGGTCGCGCTGTCGCAGCTTCGTCGCGAATGCGTCGACGCCAAAGAGGCGCTGTCGTTCGACTCCGACGTCGTCATCCCGGTCCTGCTGCAGGCCGGCCGCTCGAGCGTGCGGCTGACGCGCGCCGAGTTCGAGGACATGATCGATCCGTACGTCACACAGACGGTCGACGTGCTCGAGGATGCCCTCGAAGCGGCAGAGGTCGACCCCGAGCAGCTCGAGTCGGTGCTGCTCATCGGCGGATCATCGCGGATCCCGCTGGTCACGCAGCGGATCTCCGAGCATCTGGACCGCCCGACCGCGATCGACGCGGATCCGAAGGCGTCCATCGCGCTCGGCGCGGCGCACACGGCGCTCATCCGCGCGATGGATCGCGAGATCGCCGCTCCGGGCGAACTCGTCGTCTTCGAAGGCGCCTCGGCCGGCGGGCTGGAGCTCCTCGTGCCGGCTGGCGCTGCGCTCGCGGCACCGGTCGCCCCCGTCGCGGCATCGTCGCCTCACGGCGCGCGCCACTACATCGCCATCTCAGCCGCGGCGGCCCTCGTCGCCGCCGCGATCGTCTTCGGCAGCACCATGACGCTCGGCAACGGCAGCGGCACCTTCCTGTCGCTGTCGGGCTGGGAGCAGGTTCCCGCACCCGCCGACCCCGACGCCGAGGCCGAGGCCGCCGCGCAGGTGGAGCCCGCCGGTGACACGAACGCCCCCGAGACGGCGACGGCACCCGAGCCGGACAAGGGGTCGGGCGGCGGCACAGCGAATCCGAAGGCCGGGAAGCCGACCCCCCGGAGCGACGCTCCCGTCTCGAAGGCGGGGCCGAACAAGTCGACCACCACGACTACCACGACGAAGGAAGGCACGTCCACGAAGCCGGCCGCCGGATCGTCGGGCACCACGCCGACGTCGAGCGGCGACGACACGCCGGGGCAGACGACGCAGCCGCAACCCGAACCGACCACCCAGCCGGAGCCCGAGCCGACGACGCAGCCGGAACCGGAACCGGAACCGACCACCCAGCCGGACCCAGCGCCGGAGCCGGAGCCCGAACCCGAGCCGGAGCCCACGACTCCCCCGGCCGACCCCGAGCCGGAGCCCACGACCCCACCGGCCGACCCCGAGCCGGTCCCCGCTGATCTGCAGCCGGCCCCTGAGACCTCACCCGCTCCCGAGATCGTCCCCTGA
- the rarD gene encoding EamA family transporter RarD gives MADAAADARERTLGGVYAFSAYLLWGFLPLYFLLLAPTGPWEIVAWRILLSLVFCALLLTVTRTWPRLAAIFRQPRVLGLTVVAGLLIYVNWQVFIYGALSDQVIETSLGYFINPIATVLLAVLVLHERLRATQWVAIGIAAAAVAVIVIGYGDFPWIALTLAASFGVYGLAKKKVGPSVDAVSGLTLETLWLTPIAVVVLAIVGATAGLTMGSSGWQHTVLLSLTGVITAVPLLLFASGARRVSLTTIGLLQFVAPILQFLIGWLVLGEPMPLERWIGFALVWVALMVLTVDSVLHARRSRAGV, from the coding sequence GTGGCGGATGCCGCCGCCGACGCGCGCGAGCGCACGCTGGGCGGCGTCTACGCGTTCAGCGCGTATCTGCTGTGGGGTTTCCTGCCGCTGTACTTCCTGCTGCTGGCGCCGACGGGTCCGTGGGAGATCGTGGCGTGGCGCATCCTGCTGTCCCTCGTCTTCTGTGCGCTGCTGCTCACGGTGACGCGCACGTGGCCGCGGCTGGCGGCGATCTTCCGGCAGCCGCGGGTGCTGGGGCTCACCGTGGTCGCGGGTCTCCTGATCTACGTCAACTGGCAGGTCTTCATCTACGGGGCGCTGAGCGACCAGGTCATCGAGACCAGCCTCGGCTACTTCATCAATCCGATCGCGACCGTGCTGCTCGCCGTACTGGTGCTGCACGAGCGTCTGCGCGCGACGCAGTGGGTGGCGATCGGCATCGCCGCTGCGGCGGTGGCCGTGATCGTCATCGGCTACGGCGACTTCCCGTGGATCGCGCTCACGCTCGCGGCGTCGTTCGGTGTCTACGGGCTGGCGAAGAAGAAGGTGGGTCCTTCGGTCGACGCCGTGAGCGGTCTCACCCTCGAGACGCTGTGGCTGACGCCGATCGCGGTCGTCGTGCTGGCGATCGTGGGCGCGACGGCAGGCCTCACGATGGGGTCGAGCGGATGGCAGCACACCGTGCTGCTGAGTCTGACGGGCGTCATCACCGCCGTGCCGCTGCTGCTGTTCGCCTCGGGCGCCCGCCGCGTGTCGCTGACCACGATCGGGCTGCTGCAGTTCGTGGCGCCGATCCTGCAGTTCCTGATCGGGTGGCTCGTGCTCGGCGAGCCGATGCCCCTCGAGCGCTGGATCGGCTTCGCACTCGTGTGGGTGGCGCTGATGGTGCTCACCGTCGACTCGGTGCTGCACGCCCGGCGGTCGCGCGCCGGCGTCTGA
- the groES gene encoding co-chaperone GroES — MSVSIKPLEDRIVIKQVEAEQTTSSGLVIPDTAKEKPQEGEVVAVGPGRIDDNGNRIPLDVAVGDRVIYSKYGGTEVKFGGDELLVLSARDVLAVVVR, encoded by the coding sequence GTGTCGGTTTCCATCAAGCCGCTCGAGGACCGCATCGTCATCAAGCAGGTCGAGGCCGAGCAGACCACGTCCAGCGGTCTGGTCATCCCCGACACCGCCAAGGAGAAGCCCCAGGAGGGCGAGGTCGTGGCGGTGGGCCCGGGTCGTATCGACGACAACGGCAACCGCATCCCGCTCGACGTCGCCGTCGGCGACCGCGTGATCTACAGCAAGTACGGCGGCACCGAGGTGAAGTTCGGCGGTGACGAGCTCCTCGTCCTGTCGGCTCGCGACGTCCTGGCGGTCGTCGTTCGCTGA
- a CDS encoding metal-sensitive transcriptional regulator, giving the protein MTIDTHGETALDHAASPEGDASHHGYITDKDKYLNRMKRIEGQARGIHKMVEDEKYCIDILTQISALTSALEAVAVGLLDDHLRHCVVDAARLGGEAADAKITEATQAIARLVR; this is encoded by the coding sequence ATGACGATCGACACGCACGGCGAGACGGCCCTCGACCACGCGGCGTCGCCGGAGGGCGACGCCTCGCACCACGGCTACATCACCGACAAGGACAAGTACCTCAATCGCATGAAGCGCATCGAGGGGCAGGCTCGCGGCATCCACAAGATGGTGGAGGACGAGAAGTACTGCATCGACATCCTGACGCAGATCAGCGCCCTCACCTCCGCACTCGAGGCCGTCGCCGTCGGCCTGCTCGACGACCACCTGCGTCACTGCGTGGTGGATGCGGCACGCCTGGGCGGCGAGGCCGCCGACGCCAAGATCACCGAGGCCACGCAGGCCATCGCCCGCCTCGTGCGCTGA